Part of the Mya arenaria isolate MELC-2E11 chromosome 8, ASM2691426v1 genome, cgtgaaggagagaggatgtaaccgtgaaggagagaggatgtaaccgtgaaggagagaggatgtaaccgtgaaggtgagagaatgtaaccgtgaaggagaaaggatgtaaccgtgaaggagagaggatgtaaccgtgaaggagagaggatgtaaccgtgaaggagagagaagatgtaaccgtgaaggatAGAGGATGTAACCGCGTGaaggagagaggatgtaaccgtgaaggagagaggatgtaaccgcgTGAAggagaggatgtaaccgtgaaggagagAGGATGTAGCCGTGAAggtgagaggatgtaaccgtgaaggtgagaggatgtaaccgtgaaggtgagaggatgtaaccgtgaaggagagaggatgtaaccgtgaaggtgagaggatgtaaccgtgaaggagagaggatgtaaccgtgaaggtgagaggatgtaaccgtgaaggagagAGATGTAACCTTGaaggagagaggatgtaaccgtgaaggtgaGAGAATGTAACCGTGGACGTAACCGTGAAggtgagaggatgtaaccgtgaaggtgagaggatgtaaccgtgaaggagaTTTGATGTAACCGTAaaggagagaggatgtaaccgcgTGAAGGAGAGAGGaggagagaggatgtaaccgtgaaggtgagaggatgtaaccgtgaaggagagaggatgtaaccgtgaaggtgagaggatgtaaccgtgaaggagagaggatgtaaccgtgaaggtgaaaggatgtaaccgtgaaggtgaAAGGATGTAACCGCTaaggagagaggatgtaaccgtgaaggagagaggatgtaaccgtgatAACCGTGAAGGAGAGAGGTTGTAACCGTACTTTGATTATCCATATCTGCTTGaggaaaatcaaaataattcaattttgctaaaaaatatcatttattcttaaagaaaatAGACCGTCATGTACAATCACATACATCTACACacaaattaagtaaacaactGTAACAGGTACATTTACTAcaacaataaacttaaaaaaataagcttcctttaataaaaatattggtcCCGTGAAGTCAGTGTTTAATATTCGGCAAATATGTGAAAGACACTTTAGTAACAAGAGATTCGTAAAATTCCACTGACGTGATCGAAATTCTTACATAATGATAACAGGAACAATGCAAAGACAAACAATgagataaaaatatacatgtgcgacttttgaattatttgaataagaAGTATTCATTGATTACTTTATCCTTTTAAATGCAcccttacttccaaataagatttaacacaatcaataatattgttttaatattcgccaaaaagatgaataaatgtcggaaacaatggttcttatgaaggataccgagtttattaTGAACGAAATGAGCATAACagacggtatttctacctttatGATACTAttgtagaccacagtaaatcttttagcattcatcaattatttgatatgtttgcgctttctgctattaaaaacacggatacaatattgttatcgataactattattttccataaatgcattatttagtaagaagttaaaggcttatcagtcaaaatgtatgtttgttatatttctgtATGTATTGAATTGTATAAGACTGTCACTTAAATATTCGGGAAAAAATTACGTAGTTCACACATCACTGAGTAGATAAAAAATCACCATCACTCTTACAAAGTGATGTCAAAAGCCATTCAAAGAGATGCAATATAAAGGTTTAAGATAATgtgaatttgacaaaaatatgtatttgtcgATTATTCtaatgatttgtttaacatatcaaatatgcCTTCAACCTTTGGATAAAACTGTACACATCACATATGTTTAGTTATAATGAATAATATACGAATAATGCAACTTGTTTCATTACAATGGacataatgtatatatgaaaaGGAAAATGGTGAAGTAAACCCGCCGGCAGATACATAACTCGGGGAGTTCATTCAAATCGTTCATAAAAAAACGCGAACTGAGTCGTGTACCATCTTCGTAGTTTTTCCCGACATGAGATCACGACTTTCCTCTTAAATATCACAGTGTATATATTGCGATGTTCTTGTCACTGTGTCCGGAAGCAGGAACGTATTTGAGGGCGGTGCCGTCTGCTACTTCCGGTGAGGCTACTTGAACATGCGGCGTGTACGTCAGATCCGTGGCGATCATGACAGCGTTCTGCAAGTGGAATATGTAGGATAATCATCATACACAACGTCTGATTTTTATCTGATTTTAAGCTTGCTTCCGGACAAATTTTATATGCGGGACGACATTGCAAAATGTCTACAGATATAAAGACTTGATCAGATTCCGTTTGAATTTGAGAGatatattgtaacattttttacatggatatgtatgtatttttaacaCGATCTTCGTGTACAAAAATACTGTACAGGTATGCCCTACCTGGAAATACTGGATAGTTGAGTTGGTTAAGTTGAACTCGTCTGTGGTGGGCAGCGGCAGGCCACGTGTTCCGTAACCTGGAATGGCCATAGGGGAGGACGTGTTATGTATGAATATAAGATTCGTCAAGGTACATTAGCTGTGTTTCTGATCATTTTGATAAACAAGGATGTCATCAACCACAGAGTTCCCTACAAACAGTGACATATATGGAATCTCGACGTCGACTTGTCGACTGAACAGAAACGCGACAAACTGACATTCAATATGTAATTTTCAATATGTCTCTGTGtaaatttcgtttttttttacgTGATAATTATCACGCAAGCGTTAACCTGTCAACCTATTTATTTAGAACGAAAAGAGTAATTTAAACAAGTTAAATTCAACATCTGCACGAAACAGGGTTCAATACACAAATGTGTGCACAAAGCACTTTTCCCCTTCAAATATTCCCACTTCCCTGCGCTGTAACAAAATTGCTATACatagtttaacttttaattatgtacaaaaaaataatcaccaTTTATTTTTGGAATGAGGTAAACATTGAGCGCCTCCTTGATCAGGAAGTCCATGAACTCGTCCTGAAACCAAACGCAACGTTCAATATCATGTTCTTGAGTTATATAAAATTCCACAAAAACTACATGAGTGGACGCCGAGTGACAACGTTCGTCTGTGTTTTGATGTGAATAAGCCATATATCCCTAAAATATTTCAGCCAcaattaaacaacttgtttGGTAAAAGTGTAATCATATCTGGATATTTCTGTTTATAACTGTAAGCGAGTGAAATGTAAGGTTTTATGCTAGTTATACTTACACCGACAGGTCCTACGTCTGACCTTTTGGTTTTGAGGTTtaaactgaaagaaaaaaaacctaCATTGAGCACGGGATTTAAACCGATTCACTCAGGAGATTCAAAGTAATTGCTATATTGATCCCAAGACACTGTTTAGAGCAATGCATTATAGATGATAATCTTTAGTTATGATATGCTTGTCGGTATGTTAGTCAGGTGCTCTACCTTATATaccaccagtcaattgtaaccacggcccctccaggtccggggaatagcggggactttcgctcctgccaagcccgggtaaaacccccgccctgtggggacgaactgatggtaaaatcccagccaAAAGCCCcagcaccccagggaccctaagtgAGGCACGGTTcctgctatatttggcgcgaatacaaaaccatcgcattaACCCGGCACTTcggggccaccgggaaggtaaaaaacacggcccattgcCCCGGCTGTCCCCgttatacccccggaccttgggggccgtggttaaaattgactggtgcatttatAAGCTAACCAGCCTTAAATTCTAACCCAATGTGATTCAGTGCGGTGACATTAAAATCACATTTCTGTTATACCAAGCTGATGGAAATTTACATACACTAACTTTAAAtagtaaatgcattatattaTGGAATCCGCGTATACTAGTCTTTTTTTACCTTAACTGATGTACTTTGCCATGCAGGACATCTTTCGTTACTGACGCATCAAGTGTTGTGGTAAGTGTCTGCAAAAACATCATTACATACACTCCACATTCATGTATTTTTTCCGAATCGTAATTACATTTGTATTCGAAATAACATGTTTCGCCTTACCAACCCACATTTATTTTGTGGAAACTCCTAAAATGCAAACAACTTTTGAGAATTGATACTGAAACAGTTGCTAAACTAATTTTCATGAAATGGTGAGACTTCATTGTAATTTTGGTGATAATCGTGTAAAAAACCTTGTCTGTCAACTCATCCACAGTCACTTACAGCGTCCAGTGAGAGGAGAAAGGCGCCGACGGCCGCGGCTCCAGGGCGGCGCTCATACAGCTCTACGGTCCCGGAGGCCTTCAGTGTCAGGCCGGCGGAAGTGATAGACAGGCGTGGGGCGGCCGTGCTCGCTAGCCGCAAATCCACAAGTCTGTTAGGGTACTCCTTTCCAATCTGGGATGGAAAACAGGTCTTTATTTTCGGCGAATCTTAATTCAACgcaataatttgaacatgtAAAATGTTCTTTCTTAATATTGTGGccaattttaaaattcaatatttagtaaacaaaatatagtcaCATACTCTTTCATCGTTGTGGCATGATGGGTGAAGCCGACTTAAaccaattttattaaacagttaCGCTTTTTCAATGCTTATATTGTAGTTGCCTAGCAATTACCGCTGGAATGAGGCCGCCGACACATTTCGGAATGAATCCGTCACACGTTGTGTTCAACACACCACGGGTACTCGCCGGTAACTGAAAACAAGgacaaattgtacatgtatcaaCATACAATGCATTGTTTTCTGGTTCCTTATACCATATAACATTATACACTTCCAATAGGAAGTCACATCAAACAATAGATCAACGTCTAAGCATATCGATATTAAAAGTACATCGTGATACATTTCAAAACTacaacattaacacattttgtaCTTATCGATAAAACGCAAACAACTGATAAAGATCAACTACTTCACTTGTCGTCAGTAACGAACCAAGGATATGTGCCACgctattattttattcacttacaTCGGCGGCGGTGACGTTAAACTTGAGGATCCCGTGCCGGTGGCTGACGGCGGCGAGCGTGTTGAACGTGTAGTCGGAGACCCACAAATACACCATCCGATCGGCGGCGGCCGTCGTCGGCAGGGCGGGCGGTGAAAGCGGACTCTCCACTGGGGCAGAGCCCCACAAAAATTCGCCCTGAGTGAGAAGTAGGGAGCGTggttatttaatgttttcaaaataatattattccTTTATctacttatattatttttattatttaactttgaTTTATGACGATCCTCATAGTATGACGTCAACACGAAATGTGGTTATCGTGATTAGACCTTACTAAAGTTAAAAAACATGTCAAGGGAAAATCACAAAACCCCAACTATTCAGACCAGCAAACATGCAAATTGGCCGAGCCAGTGATCTGATCAAAAATAGACAATCTTAAAGCCAAATGATCGCATTCATACACTCTCAAACATTGATGCATTTTGCAGCATTCGTTTATGCCTTTGTTATACAATTGTGTGCAATATTTGGCAACACGGGTCTATGACATTCTGGTTAATAAATGCTCTGATTTCTAGTGTTTTTATCCGTATAATAACTTCCTTATCCCAGTTATTTGAAAACCTTCAAACCTTGGTAACAAATTAACAATGCAATATGTGTCAGACAAACTGTATAGCTATATTTATGTGTAAGTGTGAGCTGTCGCCACACTGGCCCAACTGTACTCAACTGAACGACCATTCACCGAGTTAAACAGACACACATACACGAGCAACAGAATGAGAAAGTATATACTACCTTGTGGTATGTCTCAAGGTACTGAGTCGTAAAGTTAGGCGTCCCCGTCAGCCTGTAGTCCAGGAGGTACTTGTCTATCTTGATGGAAACTGAAACAACCAGTTCTTGGTGAATTAACCAGCGACTTAAATGTGAATTAACTAGCCAACGTTGCCCACTGAGCCTGCCATTATTGTGGTCCCCCAGTAAACGGATACTTGTTAACTAGAATAATTCTACTTTTAAAACGTGATTTCAACAGACACACACGAGAAAACGTATTCCGATAGTCCAACACAGACAACATAGGCAACCAATCATCTTTGATATGCAACGACGCTTGTAACTCATTGCAGAACGaagtatataaaaaacaatcatagtTTTGTATCGTCGTTTACTACAACAACTATATTCTAAACTTCTCAAGACTACACAAGTTGGCACGAATATACCCGGGATGTTTTCTCTCACCTGGGAGAGACGCCAGTTTCTTCTCTCCATCCTGGTCTATCGACTTGTTTACCAGTTTACATATCTGAAAAATACAACCGTTCGACATCACCTCCTTCATCTTTATCTCGGGCAAAGATTTGCATACAGCtgaattttcgcaaaatttaacaaacaaaaactttcTTTACAATGAAATACTTAATTATGTTACAAGAAATGCCCTTCAGTATACTCGCACTGAAAACCATCTACTAGTGCAACACGGTTCACACTCTTCCAATGCTTGTAGTCATAACCGCATTCATTACAGACCCTCCACCCGGCCTACCTGTGGAGGCAGAGATTTCTTGACGGCGTTCTCCACCTTGCCTTTCAGCAGATTGTACAGCCAACTCATGCCCCCGTGGAACTTGATATCCACCCCGCCCACCGAGCACGTGCACTTAGCACTCTGCATCCGGGGACGCCCATCTTTGTCCGCGCCTGCACGTAAACAAAAACACGGAATACAGCgattgtaatttataaatataacctGTTTTAAACGGTTTGGGCCCCTTGGCGTTTTGTTTGACAGTTGGGTTATCATGTGCGGTAGGAAATTGACAAAGAACGGTAGAATTACGATTACCatgttcatttacatttcttGCATCAATGCACTCATAGAatatactgtttaaaatatgttaataaggAATTTAAAAGATATCATATGTTGACTGTTTCTATCTTCTTTTATCAGTtccatttgtttaaacaatgaaGTAATGGTATTATCGCCAGCGGTATTCCCTTACCTATGTTAATGGCGATACCGAAACTGACGGCGGACACGGAAGCAGTGAAGGAACCGCTTCCCTTCACAAAGAACCTGTAATGGTATGAAGTGTTACATGTATCAGGATGATTAGctgaatattgaaacaaatattgatgaaaGATAACAAATGAGTTTAGTTTGTGGTTAAAACACCGATCATTTATATCCGCATATAAAGTCCAGAAGATCTGTCTATCGAAAGACCAACTTGTATAAGATTATTGAAAGCATCCTTATATTTTGCAGAAACAGGTCGCTCCGTACTTACattcacattttgttttcatctcCCTTTTCAGGTAAAATATCCGTGCCATCTTCAAAGAAAGCATACATATGAACATTAACTGCCACTCAGTCTACATCTAAGTCTTCTacggatatttttttcttgctgTCGTGATCACATACGACACGCATTGGGGCAATCAATATATAAAGATTTCTTCTTAACTTAAGATATAAAAAAGCATGAGCCTCACGCCTTGTATGAGAAATCGCCGTCCACTCGGATGCTGGCACCACTTCCGGTCCACTGTAGTCCCTGACCTGGCAGCGGGGTGAAGGCACCAGTCGGTGGCGTGAAACTCGTCAACCGCACACTGAGGGGAATGGGAagtaatttttttaacataagttTGCTGAAATATTCGGATGAACTTGCagttttttgtgtgaaatataaatgaaatactttaaacaataaaaagacatCACTGCAAGTTCTTAAATAGCTCTTTTGGTAATATATGAGTATATATCGTCAAATGCGGCATAAAGTGCTTTATTTTGCCGAAAAACGTTAGTTGCGATATTGgaaattgaataatttacatGAGGGTCTGCCCGTTGCTGTTTGGTCAATACAAGTGggttaaataaaaacacttaatgTTGTTGATACCGGTAAGGAATGCCATAGGCTAGCGATGTTTGACTTTATAATGTGATCGTACTTTTTCACGGAGTACTTGAATTTGCCAGACTGACCACTCATGTCAGGGAACGTGATCATCTCCGCCCCCTTCTTCAACGCCGCCATGGCAACATCGTTCGCtgaaatcatcatcatcatcatcatcatcatcatcatcatcatcatcatcatcatcatcatcatcgccatcatcatcatcatcatcatcatcatcatcatcatcatcatcatcatcatcctcgtcgtcgtcgtcgtcgtcgccaTCATTTTCAACGCATTCATCATAATCAATATTTGTAATTATcgattcattttaattaatatcattgtcGTCAATGTCACAATCGCTATTCTATGGCCTTTGTCATGTTTCAGTTTCACAATGCCCTTGTTCCATCTTGTTTTCCTCATAGATATTAATTTGTCCGAACATTTCTTCAATGATTCGTTGATAAAAACAATCAGGAAGTATTCTCATTTTATTGAGATTATGCAACAGAACAGGATGAAATACGTTAATACTTGTACTTTATTCATGATCATACATCCAGGTCATGCATTACGTTGTCGTTTAAGATGTTGGAACAAGGAAGAGATATTTGATATCTGTTGAATTGCCATGTAACCATTACTTCacacagtgatttggtgggaatgaactactgctttggtgtcatttgacctgtacaacatttagtgacatttaacctaatatatatattttttccttcagatttatcaaaggggtcactcctaccaactatctagcataacataactatgaattactgcactttaacaatgtcagaaaatcatATATTTAGGCATTTCGAGAATTTAGAGACTTCAGGCCTACTAAGAGgcaaatgtatatttcaaattgaaaatcGTCAAGCTAGGTATGCAACAAACAATGGACCTTACCGTAGGAAAGACCCTTCAGTGTTATTCTGGCCTTAAATCCCGGATTCGTGCATTCCACGACAGCCCAGAGGCTCATCAGCAATAACAGACAACGTACGAGCATCCCCATCTACAACCATAGATAGTTTTGATAGATTTGAAACGAAAAAGTATAACAGTTATTATAGCCAATTTAATATGACTTAAAGACGCCTGTTTACGCTACTAAACGGAAAAATGGCGGTTTTGTAATCTGCTTAACAGATCTTTGGTTGTCAGAGCCCTTCTAAATGATAATATGTGAATCTATCAGGCGATCATATTGGCGGAGGCATGCCGGGCCTAAACATTTTATCCCTGCTGGTAGTAATAAACAAcctgaatatatttaaactaattatGTGTTTAGAATAATATGCGCCCAAATAATACCGTCAATACAGCTGCTCAACAGTCTTAATAGAGTACTGGTAAAGACAAGGGAACTCTACAGTTCATTTAATGAAGTACTGGTTCACAAGTAGGGACGctcattaaatgaattaatatttgatCTCTGCTTCATTACGCTCGGATACATTCATTGAATTAATAATCATATGACATGGTGCACGATCCCATGTTTGTTCCACATACAATATGAAGAAAAcattacatgttatacatgctATACGAACAGAATCTCAGGGTCTGAATGTGGAAATAACCTACGAAAAAACATTTTGCGTTCTGGTTTTCCTTTAGTTTAAGCTGAATTTCGACTTACTTTTATCCAGCACATATAACTCCTTCAAAATCCTTTCACTACTAACTACACGCAGTTCGAACAGTTATCATTACATAATTCATTGATCAGCTTAACCCTTAAGCAGAACAAAGGAGGTTTGTGTGTGTATAGCGTTTGTAAGTACTTGATTTCCGTATGTACATGTACGATCAGCTGGTTCACTTCATACAGAGACAGCTTTTAGCTATTATTAGTATTAACCAAACAAcctgaatatttcatgtataaatAGTTGATATAATTGCGTTAAATTCTATAATTTCTTATAAAACTAAAAGTGGTCTTACCTCTGAGTCCTGATAtcagttgttgttttgaaagcaataaaatagtGCTAACgtaaataatgtaaaatcaaTGATCGGAAAAGTCTACGGGGAATTCCGAATACGCATGCATCCTTATCCGTCACAAACGAGTGACGCCGAACGTTCCCGACCTATATGGCGGAAACCACCgaactgtttgtttataacaCGTGGACACGCTTCGCTGGTTGTACCTGTAAACATGAACTTACGGGAGATAACTGAAgcttaagatatattttaaataatgcagTCGCATAGTATAACGGAGGCTGCTTTAATTGTTCATTAACtacattaattaatttaaaaaaaatcgaagtcCGTCTTATTTTGAATTAACTTAATCTAGTATTTACTACATGTACAATTGCTCCCGGTTTGCGACAATTTGAGATAAACGTATTTGACTGTGTTGTGTTGATAAGTTCACAATCAGTAATGTGGGATATAATAACCGACTTCTTGTTTATTTGGATTACACATTTCGAAGATATTGATTGTACTCCTTAATAAAACGTTTTTGAAATGGATACAGTTGGCGCTCTAAGGCTGCCTTATCGTGTTCAAGAGGCAGTGGACAGTATGTCATGGACAGAGGGGCGGGACATCATCATCTGTGAGTATCTATTGCAGTACGGTTACTTCGTCATACCTTAAAAATTCTGATCATCGAAGTTGtaaaaaacacagaaatagCCCTGTTATGAGAACAGAAATAATCGCCATACGTGTGTCATAACTCGTAATAATAAAACCGTTTTTTCGTTTTAACTGGCCATTACTTTTGTGCTACTGGACTACTGAAAATCCATCGGCTGACGAGCCCAATTTATCGGAAAATGTTAAGAATAATAAGTTTTAGTATCTTAATTCAATTTGCCAAATTATATTCTGAAACAATTTTAAGATTtgatataatacaaacaatattttatcgcGATTACCTCAAAGGTAATttcctataaataaatatctgagAACTCTTCCTAATGGGAACATATTACACAGATTGCCTGCAAtcctatatatttaaaattctcCGCCGAAAATGCCTTCCAATTATTTTATTAGGTCAGTGCTGTAAAACAATAAGTTACCCACATTGTCCGGAATGTATAATTCCACAAAAACacttaacataaaacaaagCCTTTAGATATATAGAATAGAATATATATTCATAGcattatttttacatatcttATTACATTTTACGTATGCAAACGAATTCATAAAATCAAGTTCTAATAAAAAAGGAAGCTGTCACCGTAGTCTGTAACAAGATAGCTTTCGCCGTAGTTTGTTATAAGGCAGCTGTCGTCGTGGTCTGTAATAATGTAGCTATCGCCGTAGTCAGTTATGAGGTAGCTATCGCCGTAGTATGTAATAAGGTAGCTATCACCGTACTCTGTTATGAGGTAGCTATCGCCGTAGTCTGTTATGAGGTAGCTATCGCCGTAGTCTGTTATAAGGTAGCTATCGCCATAGTCTGTAATAAGGTGTTTATCACCCGGAAGTCTATAATAAGGTAGCTATCACCGTACTCTGTTATGAGGTAGCTATCGCCGTAGTCTGTTATAAGGTAGCTATCGCCATAGTCTGTAATAAGGTGTTTATCGCCCGGAAGTCTA contains:
- the LOC128244880 gene encoding bactericidal permeability-increasing protein-like isoform X1, whose amino-acid sequence is MCWIKMGMLVRCLLLLMSLWAVVECTNPGFKARITLKGLSYANDVAMAALKKGAEMITFPDMSGQSGKFKYSVKNVRLTSFTPPTGAFTPLPGQGLQWTGSGASIRVDGDFSYKAFFVKGSGSFTASVSAVSFGIAINIGADKDGRPRMQSAKCTCSVGGVDIKFHGGMSWLYNLLKGKVENAVKKSLPPQICKLVNKSIDQDGEKKLASLPVSIKIDKYLLDYRLTGTPNFTTQYLETYHKGEFLWGSAPVESPLSPPALPTTAAADRMVYLWVSDYTFNTLAAVSHRHGILKFNVTAADLPASTRGVLNTTCDGFIPKCVGGLIPAIGKEYPNRLVDLRLASTAAPRLSITSAGLTLKASGTVELYERRPGAAAVGAFLLSLDATLTTTLDASVTKDVLHGKVHQLSLNLKTKRSDVGPVGDEFMDFLIKEALNVYLIPKINGYGTRGLPLPTTDEFNLTNSTIQYFQNAVMIATDLTYTPHVQVASPEVADGTALKYVPASGHSDKNIAIYTL
- the LOC128244880 gene encoding bactericidal permeability-increasing protein-like isoform X2, with product MGMLVRCLLLLMSLWAVVECTNPGFKARITLKGLSYANDVAMAALKKGAEMITFPDMSGQSGKFKYSVKNVRLTSFTPPTGAFTPLPGQGLQWTGSGASIRVDGDFSYKAFFVKGSGSFTASVSAVSFGIAINIGADKDGRPRMQSAKCTCSVGGVDIKFHGGMSWLYNLLKGKVENAVKKSLPPQICKLVNKSIDQDGEKKLASLPVSIKIDKYLLDYRLTGTPNFTTQYLETYHKGEFLWGSAPVESPLSPPALPTTAAADRMVYLWVSDYTFNTLAAVSHRHGILKFNVTAADLPASTRGVLNTTCDGFIPKCVGGLIPAIGKEYPNRLVDLRLASTAAPRLSITSAGLTLKASGTVELYERRPGAAAVGAFLLSLDATLTTTLDASVTKDVLHGKVHQLSLNLKTKRSDVGPVGDEFMDFLIKEALNVYLIPKINGYGTRGLPLPTTDEFNLTNSTIQYFQNAVMIATDLTYTPHVQVASPEVADGTALKYVPASGHSDKNIAIYTL